Proteins from a single region of Haloarcula laminariae:
- a CDS encoding response regulator — protein sequence MSEGDIRTLVVDDSEFFADMTAQTLSQEHDMDAVSVHSGVAAAERLTEDEFDCVVSDYEMPGMDGLELLSTVREEEPSLPFILLTGRGDEETASEAINAGVADYLLKLEVVEDKQYGRLANRIESVVEQDRTRKKFESLVANSPDGIAHVTAKGVLLSTNPSLADRLGTTVEALSGERLTDVMETETARRRVAAVREAIETGETVETTDSVDGRHYQNQFVPVESHRERSTVQLISRDVTERVERQRELERQNERLEEFASVVSHDLRNPLNVADSALELLDADDDELVGKIDRSLDRMSDIIEDVLTLAREGRAVDDPEWVDIGTLAEEAWADVETEDATLSVTASGQLEADPTRARDLFTNLFRNAVEHNDGPVSVTVGAVEGGFYVADDGCGVDGGSGVFEMGYSTADEGTGIGLAIVAQIADAHGWGLDLAESEVGGARFEVTGVARRE from the coding sequence ATGTCCGAGGGAGATATCAGGACGCTGGTGGTCGATGACAGCGAGTTCTTCGCCGACATGACGGCCCAGACGTTGTCCCAGGAACACGACATGGACGCGGTCTCGGTCCACAGCGGCGTCGCCGCCGCCGAGCGGTTGACCGAGGACGAGTTCGACTGCGTCGTCAGCGACTACGAGATGCCGGGGATGGACGGGCTGGAGCTGCTTTCGACCGTGCGGGAGGAGGAGCCGTCGCTGCCCTTTATTCTGCTGACCGGCCGGGGCGACGAGGAGACCGCGAGCGAGGCCATAAACGCCGGTGTGGCCGACTACCTGCTGAAACTCGAAGTCGTCGAGGACAAGCAGTACGGCCGGCTGGCGAACCGCATCGAGAGCGTCGTCGAACAGGACCGGACGCGAAAGAAGTTCGAGTCCCTGGTGGCGAACTCGCCGGACGGCATCGCCCACGTCACCGCGAAAGGCGTCCTGCTGTCGACCAACCCGTCGCTGGCCGACCGCCTGGGGACGACCGTCGAGGCGCTGTCCGGCGAGCGCCTGACCGACGTGATGGAGACGGAGACCGCCCGCCGACGGGTCGCCGCGGTCCGCGAGGCCATCGAGACGGGCGAGACCGTCGAGACGACGGACTCGGTGGACGGGCGCCACTACCAGAACCAGTTCGTCCCCGTCGAGAGCCACCGCGAGCGGAGCACCGTCCAGCTCATCTCCCGGGACGTGACCGAGCGGGTCGAGCGCCAGCGGGAACTGGAGCGCCAGAACGAGCGGCTGGAGGAGTTCGCCAGCGTCGTCAGCCACGACCTGCGGAACCCGCTGAACGTCGCCGACAGCGCGCTCGAACTGCTCGACGCGGACGACGACGAGCTGGTCGGGAAGATAGACCGCTCGCTCGACCGGATGAGCGACATCATCGAGGACGTGCTGACCCTGGCTCGCGAGGGGCGGGCCGTCGACGACCCCGAGTGGGTCGACATCGGGACGCTGGCCGAGGAGGCCTGGGCGGACGTCGAGACAGAGGACGCGACGCTGTCGGTGACGGCGTCCGGCCAGCTGGAGGCAGACCCCACCCGGGCGCGGGACCTCTTTACCAACCTCTTTCGCAACGCCGTCGAACACAACGACGGCCCGGTATCGGTGACTGTCGGTGCCGTCGAGGGCGGGTTCTACGTCGCCGACGACGGGTGCGGGGTCGACGGCGGGAGCGGCGTGTTCGAGATGGGGTACTCGACGGCCGACGAGGGCACGGGCATCGGGCTCGCCATCGTCGCACAGATAGCCGACGCACACGGCTGGGGGCTCGACCTCGCCGAGAGCGAGGTGGGCGGCGCCCGGTTCGAGGTCACCGGCGTGGCGCGGCGCGAGTGA
- a CDS encoding ABC transporter ATP-binding protein produces MAAIETTELTRRFGEVTALSGLSLSVEDGALFGLLGPNGSGKTTTIELLTGQREPTSGSATVVGHDPVAEPMAVKQAIGILPEREDPPSFLTPREYLTFVGEVRAIDDVDERIETWAERLEFSGVLDALSTGLSEGERQRVMLAAAFLHDPDLVFIDEPLVNLDPIMQEQVKSVLADYCERGNTLFLSTHYVDVAAELCTHVGIVEGGELVAECDPREMSEDELLDYFIAEVGGDAAAGVTPAEGRP; encoded by the coding sequence ATGGCAGCTATCGAGACGACGGAGCTGACCCGGCGCTTCGGCGAAGTGACGGCGCTGTCCGGGCTGAGCCTCTCCGTCGAGGACGGCGCCCTGTTCGGACTCCTCGGCCCCAACGGCTCCGGGAAGACGACGACAATCGAACTGTTGACCGGCCAGCGCGAGCCCACGAGCGGGTCGGCGACCGTCGTCGGCCACGACCCCGTCGCGGAGCCGATGGCGGTCAAGCAGGCCATCGGCATCCTCCCCGAGCGGGAGGACCCGCCGAGCTTCCTGACCCCGCGCGAGTATCTCACCTTCGTCGGCGAGGTACGCGCCATCGACGATGTGGACGAGCGAATCGAGACCTGGGCCGAGCGCCTGGAGTTTTCGGGCGTGCTCGACGCCCTCTCGACGGGGCTGTCGGAGGGTGAGCGCCAGCGGGTGATGCTCGCCGCCGCCTTCCTCCACGACCCGGACCTCGTGTTCATCGACGAGCCCCTCGTCAACCTCGACCCCATCATGCAGGAACAGGTCAAGTCCGTCCTGGCCGACTACTGCGAGCGGGGCAACACGCTCTTTCTCTCGACGCACTACGTCGACGTGGCCGCCGAACTCTGTACCCACGTCGGCATCGTGGAGGGCGGCGAGCTGGTCGCGGAGTGTGACCCCCGGGAGATGAGCGAGGACGAGTTGCTGGACTACTTCATCGCCGAGGTCGGGGGCGATGCCGCGGCGGGCGTGACGCCGGCCGAGGGGCGGCCGTGA
- a CDS encoding DUF998 domain-containing protein — protein MDDLARVSGVVAVCIAAVGIAGAALASPAFAVTGNALSDLGQPGNPAATPVTTLLFDGGLILAGVVGLPFSVVLWRRSETSIGRVAVVPFAVALLGMAGVGLFPAGRPLHVPAALTLYLGSMVAMTLAGVDSGLAGKRRRAAVTLSFVAVHVAGWWWWAAGGPVPRPGLAVPELLGAAVFAAWVVLTAVGERSGRSGG, from the coding sequence ATGGACGACCTGGCGCGGGTGTCGGGCGTGGTCGCCGTCTGCATTGCGGCGGTCGGTATCGCCGGCGCGGCGCTGGCCTCGCCGGCCTTCGCGGTCACCGGGAACGCGCTGTCGGACCTGGGTCAGCCCGGCAACCCGGCCGCAACGCCGGTGACGACGCTGCTGTTCGATGGCGGGTTGATACTTGCCGGTGTGGTCGGGCTCCCCTTCTCAGTCGTGCTCTGGCGCCGGAGCGAGACATCCATCGGGCGGGTCGCTGTCGTCCCCTTCGCGGTGGCGCTGCTCGGGATGGCCGGCGTCGGCCTGTTCCCGGCCGGGCGCCCGCTCCACGTCCCGGCCGCGCTGACGCTGTATCTCGGTTCGATGGTCGCGATGACGCTCGCTGGCGTCGATAGCGGGCTGGCCGGGAAGCGACGGCGAGCCGCGGTGACGCTCTCGTTCGTCGCCGTCCACGTCGCCGGCTGGTGGTGGTGGGCCGCCGGCGGCCCGGTACCCCGGCCCGGGCTCGCCGTCCCGGAGCTCCTCGGCGCGGCCGTGTTCGCCGCCTGGGTGGTCCTGACCGCAGTTGGGGAACGGTCGGGCCGCTCCGGCGGATGA
- a CDS encoding DUF2071 domain-containing protein, with protein MSRKPLTVRVADVCFCHWPVDPEALERTLPDWLTVERAAGDAWITAIHHTVAGVSAVGVDLGNPAQSVTVRTYVRGPEDQRGLYFFAAFTTDPIASAAGPLLRLNYRDGRVARRDGDGDARTERTLDVDGRRALTVRYTPGDGPATAAPPDSLASFFVERFRVFGGGPLGARFVGHVGHDPWKLGPVEGTVEGDLLSTLGLPEPVGDPLLHYSPGNELGVAPFKPLWLD; from the coding sequence GTGTCGAGAAAGCCGCTCACCGTCCGCGTCGCGGACGTCTGTTTCTGTCACTGGCCGGTCGACCCCGAGGCCCTAGAGCGGACCCTCCCCGACTGGCTCACCGTCGAGCGGGCGGCCGGAGACGCCTGGATAACGGCCATCCATCACACCGTCGCCGGCGTCTCGGCCGTCGGCGTGGACCTGGGGAACCCGGCCCAGTCGGTCACGGTCCGGACCTACGTCCGGGGGCCCGAGGACCAGCGCGGGCTGTACTTCTTCGCGGCCTTCACCACGGACCCGATAGCCAGCGCCGCCGGCCCGCTGTTGCGGCTGAACTACCGCGACGGCCGGGTGGCTCGCCGCGACGGTGACGGCGACGCCCGGACCGAGCGGACGCTGGACGTGGACGGCCGGCGGGCCCTCACCGTCCGGTACACGCCCGGAGACGGGCCCGCGACGGCCGCGCCGCCGGACTCGCTGGCGTCGTTTTTCGTCGAGCGGTTCCGCGTCTTCGGCGGCGGGCCGCTGGGCGCCCGGTTCGTCGGGCACGTCGGCCACGACCCCTGGAAGCTCGGGCCGGTCGAGGGGACCGTCGAGGGCGACCTGCTGTCGACGCTGGGCCTTCCCGAGCCGGTCGGCGACCCGCTACTCCACTACAGCCCCGGGAACGAACTCGGGGTCGCCCCGTTCAAGCCGCTGTGGCTCGACTGA